Sequence from the Capsicum annuum cultivar UCD-10X-F1 unplaced genomic scaffold, UCD10Xv1.1 ctg1673, whole genome shotgun sequence genome:
ACCCTCTTTGGATTTGCCAAAGATCTTTGGAATTCATTTATTTCTCTCAGGGGTAGCTTGCTTTGGTTTTGGTGCATTTCATGTAACAGGCTTGTATGGTCCCGGAATATGGGTGTCCGATCCTTATGGACTAACGGGAAAAGTACAACCTGTAAATCCAGTGTGGGGCGTGGAAGGTTTTGATCCTTTTGTTCCAGGAGGAATAGCCTCTCATCATATTGCAGCAGGAACATTGGGCATATTAGCGGGCCTATTCCATCTTAGCGTCCGTCCACCACAACGTCTATACAAAGGATTGCGTATGGGAAATATTGAAACCGTCCTTTCCAGTAGTATTGCTGCTGTCTTTTTTGCAGCTTTTGTTGTTGCCGGAACTATGTGGTATGGTTCGGCAACTACCCCGATTGAATTATTTGGGCCCACTCGTTATCAATGGGATCAGGGGTACTTCCAGCAAGAAATATATCAAAGAGTTAGTGCTAGGCTAGCAGAAAATCAAAGTTTATCAGAAGCCTGGTCTAAAATTCCTGAAAAATTAGCTTTTTATGATTACATCGGCAATAATCCGGCAAAAGGAGGATTATTCAGAGCAGGTTCAATGGATAACGGGGATGGAATAGCAGTTGGATGGTTAGGACACCCTATCTTTAGAGATAAAGAAGGGCGTGAACTTTTTGTACGTCGTATGCCTACTTTTTTTGAAACATTTCCGGTCGTTTTAGTAGACGGCGATGGAATTGTTAGGGCCGATGTTCCTTTTAGAAGGGTAGAATCGAAGTATAGTGTTGAACAAGTAGGTGTAACTGTTGAGTTCTACGGTGGTAAACTCAACGGCGTCAGTTATAGTGATCCTGCTACTGTGAAAAAATATGCTAGACGTGCTCAATTGGGTGAAATTTTCGAATTAGATCGTGCTACTTTGAAATCCGATGGTGTTTTTCGTAGCAGTCCAAGGGGTTGGTTTACTTTTGGGCATGCTTCGTTtgctttgctcttcttcttcggACACATTTGGCATGGTGCTAGAACCTTGTTCAGAGATGTTTTTGCTGGTATTGACCCAGATTTAGATGCTCAAGTCGAATTTGGGGCATTCCAAAAACTTGGAGATCCAACTACAAAAAGACAGGCAGCCTGATACAACATTGCTTTGGTATCTttcttttcccttattttctttcttttacttttattgacATAGGGTACCA
This genomic interval carries:
- the LOC124890361 gene encoding photosystem II CP47 reaction center protein-like, yielding SLDLPKIFGIHLFLSGVACFGFGAFHVTGLYGPGIWVSDPYGLTGKVQPVNPVWGVEGFDPFVPGGIASHHIAAGTLGILAGLFHLSVRPPQRLYKGLRMGNIETVLSSSIAAVFFAAFVVAGTMWYGSATTPIELFGPTRYQWDQGYFQQEIYQRVSARLAENQSLSEAWSKIPEKLAFYDYIGNNPAKGGLFRAGSMDNGDGIAVGWLGHPIFRDKEGRELFVRRMPTFFETFPVVLVDGDGIVRADVPFRRVESKYSVEQVGVTVEFYGGKLNGVSYSDPATVKKYARRAQLGEIFELDRATLKSDGVFRSSPRGWFTFGHASFALLFFFGHIWHGARTLFRDVFAGIDPDLDAQVEFGAFQKLGDPTTKRQAA